A segment of the Elaeis guineensis isolate ETL-2024a chromosome 6, EG11, whole genome shotgun sequence genome:
GTACCAACTTTTGGCAAGTGGGGATTGTCATGTTCTTTTTATTCTTATTATGTCTCACACTCTCACTATTATTTTGCTTTCTCTGAATTGGACTCGTTAGCCAATGTGATATTCTAAAATTCATGTTTGTCCtctagttttctttttctttttttttttaaaaaaaaaccttTTTTAGTCTCTCTTCACTTATTTTACCTATGTCAGTGATCTTCAGAGGCAATGTCCACATCCTTGTAATTTTTTTGCTTCACTCAGTTTTCACCAATTAACATTATCAGTAATGCTTTTTACTTTTTCATTTGCTGTCTTTCTCTGCAGATTATTTGCTTCTGTGGATGACATATATTGCTTTCTTCAAGGGCACGTTCGGAATATTGCTCATTTGAAGCAACAGAATGTATTGAACAAGACTGCCAATGAAGTTACTATTGTAATTGAAGCTTACAGATCTTTAAGGGACAGAGGACCTTATCGTGCAGACCAAGTGTGAGAGATCTTAATGGAAAATTTGCATTCATTTTGTTTGATTGCTCAGCAAAATTCACCTTTATTGCTTCTGTAAGTAAACCTTATAACCAGTATCCTTTTTactacttttttcttttcttcatgtcAAATTTAGTTCTTTATCCCACACAGAAAAGGTCATAATGCAAAGCAGTTTGGAAGTCAGGTAATCTGATGCCATGTTGGTGTTGGAGACACAAGCCAAGGGGGCTGTGGATAGAAGAATTCAAGAGAGAAAGGGAAGATGATAAACTAATTCAGGAGCTTTTCAAATTCCAGATATGGATCCCCTTGGTTTACTTGACATCCCCTTCACCCTATAAACTGGAATTTGTAAGGTTTGGAATGAACATTTGAACCTTGATTACTTCCTCATAGTTATAGAGAGTTTGTAAGTTCATCCTTGTCTTTCAAATATTTCCCCAGAGCACCAGGGGATCAAATACCCATTTTGTTGTCTCATACTCTATTGTTTGTTGCTATTCTCTTTTTTATCATACATTGCTGCATTGGCATCTCTTTCAAGTTCCCTCTGCTTCATTGTTTCTAATTGTTTCTGGAAGTTACTAATCTTGTAAATTCCAAACAAAGCTTGTGGAATTCACAGGAGAGGGAAAAAACTAGAGACTAGAGAGATAGGGAGAGAGGCAGTTACCAGGATGTGGACTAGGCTGTTAACAATTATTAGGCAAGAAAGTTTCCTCTTTGAGAACTTAAGAATCCTAACTTTCTGAATTTGAATCAAAGAATGCTATCTCTCACATCTTGGTTCAGGACTATAGAAAAGTATGAGTTTTTGTCCATTTCTTGATGGTCTTTTAAGTTCGTAGGCTATGTAAATTATGCATATCTGCTTTTGTAGAGCATGGTGATATTCCAATAAAAACAGTTATATCAGGGTTGTCAATGGTAAAAATTGTGGAAATTCTGTGTCTAGTAAATTTTGGTCATCCTAATATTTGATAGCAGTTGGATTAGAAGACTGAAGAACCAGATAGTTTTACAATCCTTGTTCATTCTTCTATAGGTGGTGCAAGAATCAAGGGTGTACATGCATATTTGCAATATGCAACATGTTTCCTGAAAGGTGAATAATAAAAAAAGTATGGCTAAGAATTATTCATATAGTATAGTACAGTAGTACTATACTCTAACATCCATAATCAATATTCATTGCCAGGTGTAAGTTGCTGATATTGTTTGGACGTACATTACAGATCAGTCATGATTACTGGAGCATTTTTCTCCTTTTAAGAGATATTGGGCATTATAGAAAGGATCACCATATGGAACACActtgagaaagaagaaaaggcttcatatttagatctttcatATTTTTTGCATGCCACTTGTTTGGTATTATTTGTGTGACTTGGTTCAGTTAATTTGAATCAACACTCAAACTCTACATAGATCTTGTTTTGTTTTATACAGGATACTGATGGTAGCATTCCCTTTTACTGGGGAACTGATTCAGAAGACCATCTTGTTCTTTCTGATGATGTGGATATCATAAAAAAGGGCTGTGGAAAATCATTTGCAGCATTCCAAAAGGTATAATACAGGAAACAATTACAGATAATAAAGCTATCAAGTCCTATAGTGAGGTTCATTTCCTATTCCATTATGGCCCTTTGTAATTTTGTGATGTTTCAACCAGGTTGCTTCTTCACGACCTCGAGGGGATTGCAGAGTTTTGAACATCCTCTGAATGAGGTGAAGCTTATGTTGAGGGTTGACAGCCAAGGGGAGGTGTGTGGTGTGACATATGAGATTGATGCTGAAACTAAAAAGGGATCAGGCATGCCGAGGGTTGGGAGTGCTGCAAACTGGTCTTTTCATTACTAGTCTACCGAGTACCATCTACTGGGGTTTTCATGCTTTTGCCTTTGGTAATAGTTTACCGATGCTTTGACATTCTGGATCCTTTATGGAATGTTTTATGCATAAGTGGGGAACTTTATTGCACAAAGAGTTGAGCTTTATGTGAGTGCGCTTTATCCTTTGGACCACCTATAATTTTCCCATATCTGTGCAGGAAATGAAACTCGGTGTTTATTTAAGATTCTTACAACCATGCCTTGTAGTTTGTAGTACTACTATTTGAATAATGCAGATTCTATAGAACTAAGAAAAGCATTTTTTGGGTTGTTGAATATGATCTTCAGAAACAGATTGTCTagcttaattttattttatagattgcaTCCCATAaaccaaaataaagtttgaaaggTGTAAAGCAAGACCTGAAGAGGATAAAATGACTTCACTTGTATGTGTTGTTTTGGTGGAGGAGGGGTGTCAAGCTGATGCTCACATCGATGCTTATGTGAGTAATGAAGATGCCTGCTTGTGGATGTATGATGGGAATTAAGGGAATGGAGTTACCATCCAACTAGTGTTTTACCAACCTAAGTGAAATTTTGCAGCTTGATGTTTGCGACTTATAGCATTTTCATGTCTTATGACTTTATTGCTAATTTTTGATGGTGTTCTGTAGTGCTTGTTAAGAGAGAAGAGGTATTGGCATCTCATGGGAAATCCAAGTACCCAAAATGTGAACTCTTATCTGGAGTCAGTGATATGTGCAAGTTCTGatgggaggaagagaagaaatttaAGCAGTGAAAGTtatggtagaaaaaatttttcactgATTGCAGGATCATTGGACTTTTGGGACAACTGGGTCTTCCTTGCCATGTATTCCAGGTTATTGTGGTAATTGGTATAAACTAAATATTATTAGGGTTGCTGCTAATTTCTTTTGCGCTCTTGTATCGTTTTTACTTGAGAATGATGACGTGCCCCAATCTCAATTATCAATTTGCGTGTGCTGAAGTGCACATGTCTGCATTTTTTGCATGtgttttttgatcaaaaaaagaaaaaagcgttcttgcatgtgtggcttgcatgTCTGTATGCATAGGGCATGCGGAGAATCCATATTTCTCGGCTCTTACCGATCAACAGCAGAAATGAGTAGAGATGACCAGTAGCAACTGATTTTGTTTTGTTTGATTTTAGTGGAAACACAATTCTGTTTGGATGTCAGCAGAAAAAGGAAAGACAAGAAAGGTTCTTTTCTAATTAAATTTGTTTCTATTGCAGTTATGCAGTTATGCCTCTGtcctttctttgtttttcttatATTATCTTTTCTTGTGTTTTtcaagaattttttatttttgtctgtGAATTTCTTTATAAACTTTCATCCTGATCATCTCTCTCCTTTTGAATGGCTAACTATCACTTCCTAACCGATCCAAGAAAGCAATGCTGGTCATTCTTTGGTCATATGATCTTCTTTTATGATAGTGGTTCATTTTTCACCCATTCATACAAGATATGGTTGCTATTACTGTTAATTTGAACGAGGAGGCAATCGACTTATGTTTGCATTCTTCGCTGTTCGTTGCTATTCTTTTAGGAGATTATTTCTGTTATATGTTTTGCTGGTTTTTGTATATCGTTTTAACTGTGGAAGGGGATCAAATAAATGTCAAAAGTTATATTGGTTTTCTTCTCTTGCATATTTCATGCTTTTCTATTTTGCTTATGATCTtgtattttattaatatcaataaGGAGAGGAaaagtttatttttattatatttctatctatttcattttcttgtttttcttcttgaATTGTGTTAGACTCTCTGGCATGTGTTGCTGAAAACAATCCAAGTGTTTTGCACTATGGCACATGGAACCAGTGTGGTGGCATTGTTTCTTGTTTACTCTTACTTTGTTGATTTGTTGGTGTGCTTCCTGCGTTGTATAATCCAACTTTGTTGATTTGTTGTTGTGCTTCCTGCGTTGTATAATCCAAGGTTTACCGGGTACCAACCACAAGTAGGGTGGCAATGGAGTTGATCCACTCAACCTCCAGAAAAGTTAAATGCAATATGGATCTCACTCTGGCAACCACCGGATAAAAGAGTTCAATTATAGCATATTATTTTTGTTAAATATTTTGCAAATGCTTGCCTGTTATGTATTTGTACAAAACTCATACATGTCATCGCCTGACATTTTgttcaaatattataaatatcatttattaGGTTAAACTCAGACTCATAAACATGCAAAAGGTATTCCAATTATGAACATTCTAGTCGCTTTTTTATTCAATC
Coding sequences within it:
- the LOC105046585 gene encoding LOW QUALITY PROTEIN: uncharacterized protein (The sequence of the model RefSeq protein was modified relative to this genomic sequence to represent the inferred CDS: inserted 1 base in 1 codon), translated to MPRYAIQIQGYIWKSNGQKITLRSPNRSVYVLPPELRSKIRITGRRIRSLGASDRRRRMLAIFERTVAKSPVGLGNVKSGPGKNGVGEVASPGGHFAATRRGAVTIRLGSSAAISYTAEKQNPLLPRLFASVDDIYCFLQGHVRNIAHLKQQNVLNKTANEVTIVIEAYRSLRDRGPYRADQXVRDLNGKFAFILFDCSAKFTFIASDTDGSIPFYWGTDSEDHLVLSDDVDIIKKGCGKSFAAFQKGCFFTTSRGLQSFEHPLNEVKLMLRVDSQGEVCGVTYEIDAETKKGSGMPRVGSAANWSFHY